The Magnolia sinica isolate HGM2019 chromosome 9, MsV1, whole genome shotgun sequence sequence TCATCTGAAGAGTATCATGTTTCGTAACCGGTGCAAAAACTTCAAATGAATTGGTACTTGGCTCTTGCTTGTACTTTTTTGCAACCAAATTGGCTTTCAAGCTTTGTACCTCACCATTTGGTTTGTATTTGTCCTTGAGAACCCACTTGACACCAATCACCTTCTTTCCTTTAGGAAGAGAAGTGAGCTCCTAAGTATCATTCTTCTTAATGGAAGGAATTTCCTCATCCATGGCTTTGACTCATCTTTCATCATATGCTACAATTTCAGTGCTCATGGGATCACAATTTGCAAATAAAGCAAATTCATCCACTCTTCATCAGGGACCTCATTgtcatcaccaaccaatcaaTCCTGCAAATGAGTTGGCATAACATAGGAACATTTATGATGGCTTGTTAGTTCTTCTTGGGCTGAAGATGAAAAAGGTGAAGGAGAATCACTAGATAAAGGAAAATTGCCAAAAGAATCACTTGGTTGTGGTGTTTCTTGTACATGCTTCTTGACATCAATACTGATTCGAAACTGTCTTTTCTTTAACAGGTCATGGCTATGCTTTATGACGTCTCCACACATCTTCTACGTTGCCCGTCTTTGAATCATTGACTTATAACCCTTAGTCATATCACTGTAATCAATGGAGATATACTTTTCACTTTTATTATCAAGTTTCTTTCTATGCTCATCAGGTATATAGGGATATGCAGGTACCCAAATACGCTCAAATAGGAGACATTTCGCTTCTTTCTACTCCATGCTTCTTCAGGAGTCACATTAGGAACACTCTTTTTGGGGCACCTGTTTTAAACATATATTGCAAATGTAACAGCTTCTGCCCAGAAATGTTCTAGTAGAGACTTGCTTTTAATATACTTCTGGTCATCTCTGCAATAATTCTATTCTTCCTTTTTGCAATGCCATTCTGCTGAGGTGAATAGCTATTGGTTAGCCGATACTTGATCCCATGTTCTTTACAGAACTCATAAACCACTTAGAGATAAATTCACCACTTCTATTAGATCTTAACGCTTTTAGATACCAACCACTTTGTTTTTTAACGTAGGCGTAAGCTTTAAACTGCTTGAAAACCACTAAAAGCTTCTGACCTTTGTTTCAAAGAATACACCCATGTTTTTTGCTAAattcgtcaatgaaagtgacaagtACCTGCTACTTTCATTCGACTAAACTTCAACCTTCCAGATCATGGTTCCCATTGTGGATGGGTCTTATCCTAAAAACAacactgattgaatgatcttaGTGGTCCAATTGGTGGCTATCAATTGATTAGGGGTCCCATATTCATGGAATAAAccagatggtttagatcatcctgACCATGCAATTCTGGGGCTTTGATCTATCCACAATGGCGCTGATATGTACCtagaagaaataaaaataaatatatttattgaTAACTTGCCACTTTTGAGGGGGCAAACCTCCTTACAAGATTGAAATAGATTGCTTCTCCCCCTTCGTACAATACAGCCACAAGAACTTCTTGACAATTTCTCTCATGAAAGATAGCTACGACAACTAGCCTTCAATCTAATCCTATCATGCAAATTTCTAATCACATTAATCAAATATGCCTACTTTAACTAGCTCTCTTAAAATTATGCAAACAAATTGAAAACATCCAATCAAATCACTTATTATCTCGTGCAAATTGTACTCCTTAATTTCATGCAAATCTACTAGAAAGTTTCCTATTAGCAGCCCATATTTCGAAGGTTCCTATTATTGTGCCTGTACACTGATGAATCACCACCGCATTGAAAACGGTATAGGACATAAACCATAATCTAACACCATAACTTCTTTGAAAATTTGCCAAAAAATGGTTAGTCCACGGTGTCACAGCCCGAGTGCTCGCCAAGCCTAGACTGTGCATTCGACTCACAATCCTTTGTGGACGAGTGAGCCAATCACCCAAGTGTAGCCAAGCCACTTAGAAGAGACATGAGCAcacaagagagagaaggaagtgaAGAATGCTTCTGTTTCTCAAAGCTTCTAAAGCTTAAAACTTCCTGAGATTGGTTACAACTTACAATATAAATCTTGAAACCTTCAAGCTACtttaatggatggctaggatgaagccATTGACGATCATCAAACAGCCAAGAACACTCTAGAACCTTCTAGATAATTTTTCTCTACGCTCCCTAGATGATGTGGCAAGAAGTGGCTACATCTTTCTGAGGTCGGTTACAATGTAGATCTAACAACCTTCTAGCAACTTTAATGGGTGGCTAGGATGAAGCCATGTGGTGATCATCCAACGGGTAGGAACACTATAGAAACCTTCTAGATAATTTTACACTACTTTGTCAAAAAAGACTCACTAGAGAACTCTATAACATTCCAGAGATCTCTAGACTATAAATTATAGCTTTCTCTACAATTCTCTCACCATTCACATAGCCTCATGTGTACAAGAAGAGTGCAAATTGGCCAAGTCTTAGTTTAGGCACTTGCAAATGTCAGGTCTATGACAACAGGCTGGCCATGATCAGGAACCATAAAAGGTTGGAGGAATAGTTTAGCCACTTACAAATGTCAGGTCTATGACAGCAGGCTAACCATGATAAGGAACCATAAAAGGTTGGAGGATAAAAAATTGACATGATGACTTGTAGTCCTCAATTCATTAtccttcaaaataaataaataaaataaaaaacttgtgGTCTTCAAACCTTACATTCTTGAGGGCATGCCCAGCAAGATCGAAATTGTTCAGCCTGTGGGCCCCCAGAGAAAgaatcccatgggcctcatagtGGGGTGCAAAAAGATGTTTAAATTACGAAGGTAAGTGTGTTAGACTCTTTTAAGCAGAACTTCAATTGGATAGGCAAGATTGCCTGATTGGTACAATTTTTCTCCGTGGGCCATCCACTATGGGTCTCACTTGATGAGTGGTTCTGACATAAAAGCTAGGCTCCATGTAGGGCTAGGAATCTGAGGACAAGCTACTGAAGTGGTTATATTGATGAAGAGATTGACTATTTGAAGACCATTGGAAGCTGTATCCCTGGTCCTTCCACTGTGTATGAATGAACATATTGAATtctgttttgtttctttttcctGAAACTGATTGTTACTTTGCTCACAGTTTTTCTAACGAATATGAACTTTTGTGGATAAATATTAAAGGAATCCATTCAGGGTTAGACTTGTTCATGACCATTTTGAATACGGTGGTGACTCTTtcactgtacacatggcatggtTGCACAGTAATCCAGACTATCCAAATCACTTATCCAGTGTGGATGAGCATAGCTCAAAAATTACACTGAGAATATGATAGTGGCCATGAGAGTTTGCCCTTAGAATTGGACCACTTAgcattttctaattttcttttaaccatccatttgatagccatcaattgatttgtcaacaaccaaaaaaaaaaacaaaaagaaagaagaaagaagaagaagaagaagaagataatccTCAATTGAATTGTTAGGATTTTGCGATTAGTGTGATTTGCTAGATATGCTCCATCTATAATGTGCAACACAATTCTAAGGGCTTGGAGCTTTGCAcgagtgccacatgtgaggaggatgagtggCCACCATCTTCAAAATGGTGTGAACTATCATAGGAGCCTAGGTCATCATTTAACAACCCACAATTTTCAAACTTCAATTTTCTTCGTACACATAATTTCCTAAACTTGCCTTCTCATATTCTTTTGCATGTTTCATCAGTCAAAATGTCATTAGTCAAGGTGTCAAGACCCTCTGCATCAGAAGGCATCAGCCCGCGTACTGCAAAGTACTGGTATCATCGGTATAGTCTTTTCTCGAGATATGATGATGGTATTAAAATGGATGAAGAAGGATGGTTTTCAGTTACTCCCGAAGATATAGCCGTTAGGCATGCTGAGAGGAGTGGGACTGGAACTGTTATTGACTGTTTCTCAGGTGTTGGCGGCAATGCTATTCAATTTGCAAGGAGGTAAGCCCCTAGTTAATCTAAAACTCGTGgttgtttttattgtgatagatGACAAAGCTGAGAACTCTTACAATGATGCGTGCTTATGAAAATTTCATAGGACATTCATCCCCAACATTCATGTTGGTGACATCAGCCATTGGTCTGTTGGTTCATCAAGTGGATTGGTGGTAGACCAAAGTGATTGGAGGATTCTAATCATGCTTTCATTGCTTGttttgcccattgaatgtgaaccatcACCCATCTTTTGCTTGCATGTTTTTAAAAGACAGATCAGATAGCTACATGAGCCTGACCATCTTGATTTTTGAGCTACGGCTCATTCATGTGAACCTGTGATGACCTGCTAAATCAACAGTTCTGATAACTATGCACATTTTTAATGAAGCTTGTCGTTATTGGATACTTTCCAAAGTTAAAGAAATGCTTATAATGATGTGCACTTCATTAAAGTTTCATAGGATATTCATTCCCCACATGCGCATGGTGGTGATATGGGCCATTAGTCTGTCGGGTCATCAAGTGGATTGGCCATGGACCAAAATTGCAGTAATTGGACGATCCCGATCATGCTTTCAATGCGAATGTTGTCCATTGATATGAACCATTTCTCGTCTTTTGCTGCCATGCTTTTGCAAGACAATGATCAGTTGGCTACATATATCTtatcatcttgatttttgggctacgGCTCATCCATGTGAACATGTGATGACCTACCAAATCAACAGTTCTGATTACCATGAAACATGCACATTCAGAATGCAGATGTTTCTACGGATGCCTGGAAACTTCATGAAGCACTCCTAGTATCATTCTTGacaaatttcttattttcttggtAAATgtaattattttctttatttatataTCAATAAAAAGTAAATTCTGGCGGGCATTCTTTGGCGGCATGCATTGGCCTTTTCCTGCTGTCTGATTTTGGGCTCTTTGAGGAAACGGTGTTGTTTCGAGTGACAAGTGTAATAGTCCTTAGTAAAGAACAACCTGAAGCTTCAAAGCATTTTTTATTACATTGGTGTTGGGTATTGTTTTATGCTGGGACTTCTTTAGATCTTGATTGGAGCTTTCTGCAAAACAACTGAACAAATGGTGCTGGTTCTGCGAGGTAACATGTGCAAGAGTATGAATGCTAAACATTAGGTGGGAGCTAATCAAGATTCTAGTTTGGATTAAGAAAGAAAGCTTCTTTTCTCTATTTAAAAGTAAAGCCATGAGCTTCTTAAAAGTGTTACTCATAAGATATACTTCAATTGCTAGCAATTCACAACATGTGTTCTAACCAATGAGAGGCTAGGTTACTTTCCTTTCCCACTATGAGGTGGTGGTTACCATATGCATGTTTGTGCTCCAGTAATGAGGAACCACTTGCATGGTTTGTGAGGATAAATGGCAATAGGCGAGTGGTCTTCCATGTTCTGCTATTGCCACTTGCTAGTGATGAGCCTTCTCTGTACGTGTCTTTAAGTGGGTTGTATTGGTGATACTTCAAGGCAAACCCAAGATATACATTTGGTTTTGGGGTTTTCTAGCATTAGTTGATTTTCTAGGGACATGTCATGTGTAgagtatggagagagagagagggggggggggggtggtttcAATGCTGGGTGACCCATCGCCACATACTttggtgttgtggcccacttgaattttagatcagcCTTGTTTTTGAGCTGAAGTCCTAATATGAGCCGGCTCAaaagatgtacggagtggatgtcaACGTAATAGGTGTGAGCTACGCGCAAAGAGGAGGAATGTGGAGTGAGCTACTTACAGGAAATAattgaaatgacaaaaatgcaCAGGTTGAAGTGCCTCATATCTATTTTCCTTTTAAAATCAAAGTAAAACCCCTCCCCATGACTAATTGTAGAGTTAAAATTGGCCAACAGCTACTTGCGTTATATATTGTAGAGATAATAATGTTTTTTCTTTTCCATCAAGTGCATCTTTAGTATTTCTGTTATAAGTTTTAAAGCTTCCCTCTCTCTATTGCTAAATTTGGGGTGCGCTTggaatttattatattttcattAAATGGAATTGCTGTTAGCAGAAACGCTGGCCCTTGTGCTCAATGTGGCTGCATCGAGCTCACTTGCAATTTCAACCCATTTTGGGCGCTCCATTGATCAGACTTCAAGATGGGGTTCCCCAAGCAAAGCCTATTTGAAAGCACTAGATGGTGCTGTTTACATGGCAGCAAATGTGCATGTGCGCTTTTTAAAACTGGGCcttgggtttttcttttttccctttctttcggttcttttttttaaagaaatttttttaaaggaagattTGTGCAAGTTTCTTTAATATCTTTATTCTGTTAGGTGTTATCACGTTGTTGCCATTGACATTGATCCTCAAAAGGTTGAATTGGCCTTTAATAATGCAAAGATATATGGAGTGGAAGATTATATTGATTTCATAGTCGGGGATTTTTTCCAACTTGCTCCATTTCTCAAGGTATATATGAAAATACCCTCTTTTACTTTGTGTGCTCTGGTAGATAACTTTTCAAATGAAACATGCTATAGTTATATTTTCTCCTCTTTGATTCTTCTTCAGCATGCAAATCGAATCTATTTGTTTTGGCATTTCTAAGAGATATTTGAATGCAGCCATTGCTGTTGATCTTTTGGGCTATGCATCTCTTTTTGAGGCTTATttgtcatttttcaaaaaaaaagaagaagaaagaagtaaaaaagaaagaaaaaagatatatTGGAATGCACTGGGTTGACAATTTTAAGCTTGGAAACCTATCTCAAAGATGTAGTTGGGAAAATTGTATGGTTGCCCTTCTATGATGAGTTGGACTTCTGCCCTATTTGAAACCAAAATACAGTTATACAATTGACCTAACATGCATATTTGCATTCGTCCCCTTGGGTTTTTTCTCCAAGATTTAATGAACAACACTGCTTTGGACCTTAATAATGGCTGGGTGGCAGGGGTTTTCATCACTTGTGGAAATGTTGTCTTGAAGATGGTTCCTGCTGCCTCAATGTGGAGAATATTTAAAGAGAGAAATtgcagatttttttatttaagatAAAAGAGAATAAGTGTAAGCTCTTAAGCAAAAGATCCCCTGTATGGTTTCTAGTTGGTCCATGGCTCACCACAATTTCAGAGGGATCTCCTTTTCTGATCTCATGGGGGAATGGAATTCCTCATCAGGGTTACAAATTTAATTTGTTGTATCGGCTCAGATGTCTttgtagcttcttcttcttcttcttcttctttagtgggcgctgctcttttttttttttggggggggtttGCTTCGTGGGATGACTTCTCATCACCCTGAGTGGGTTGTTGTTGTATGCTTTTTATTTTAGTTGCCATtcaaagagagaaaaggaaaaaagaaaaagaaaagagaaggacgTGACTGGTTTCATACCAACCCATCCTCTCTCTTTCAGGGTAAATGAAGGTGCCCATACCACCTCTTCCAATTTGCACCTTCTCCATGGTCACCTATACATGCTAGGCAAGTCCCAAAtggatattttaaaatataagccATAAATAAGATGAGCTGGCCTGAAATCAGGATTTTCCATTGATCTGGTTTCTCTACTCATGTGGTGGTTCACTACAGATGGGTCACAAGCAAATCTCACACTACATGTGTGACTCCAACTGGTGGTGGATATCTAAAGGACAATTAAATGAAAAAAGTCAACAGtccaaattttgaaaacaaattccataattagaggttaggatttcCAATTAATACA is a genomic window containing:
- the LOC131256898 gene encoding uncharacterized protein LOC131256898 isoform X2, with the translated sequence MSLVKVSRPSASEGISPRTAKYWYHRYSLFSRYDDGIKMDEEGWFSVTPEDIAVRHAERSGTGTVIDCFSGVGGNAIQFARRCYHVVAIDIDPQKVELAFNNAKIYGVEDYIDFIVGDFFQLAPFLKGDVVFLSPPWGGPTYSTIDTFTLDLLKPKDGYSMFQVAQKITHNIIMFLPRNVDLNQVEELSWLSSPPLNLEIEDNYVESYLKGITAYFGDIAWRSPT